A genomic stretch from Porphyromonadaceae bacterium W3.11 includes:
- a CDS encoding succinate dehydrogenase cytochrome b subunit, giving the protein MWLFNSSIGRKVVMSVTGLCLIFFLLFHSVMNVVAVFSKDGYDWICHFLGTNAIVQFMVPILALFFILHIIFSIILTLQNRKARGTDRYAMAGKSEVQWTAKNMFVLGLVILGGIIWHLTHFWSEMQLQEWTGGESANGFDLILFQFSNLWIVILYLVWFIFIWLHLTHGFWSAFQTIGWNNAKWYKRLKTIGYIVATLICVMFAFVAIAFYLKSTGAWDSVGAIWHLGGKNLSPVL; this is encoded by the coding sequence ATGTGGTTATTTAATTCATCAATCGGCAGAAAAGTAGTGATGAGCGTCACTGGACTTTGTCTGATTTTTTTTCTGCTTTTCCACTCGGTAATGAACGTTGTTGCTGTCTTTTCTAAAGATGGTTATGATTGGATCTGCCACTTCCTAGGCACGAATGCGATCGTTCAATTCATGGTACCGATTTTGGCACTATTCTTCATTCTACACATCATCTTCTCGATCATTCTTACGCTACAGAACCGTAAGGCACGTGGTACAGATAGGTATGCTATGGCTGGTAAGAGCGAAGTGCAATGGACTGCAAAGAATATGTTTGTTCTTGGTCTAGTCATATTAGGCGGAATTATATGGCACCTAACACACTTTTGGAGTGAAATGCAATTACAAGAGTGGACTGGTGGCGAATCAGCAAATGGCTTTGATTTGATCCTATTCCAGTTCTCTAACCTATGGATTGTTATCCTCTACCTTGTTTGGTTCATATTCATTTGGTTACACCTAACACACGGTTTCTGGAGTGCATTCCAGACAATTGGATGGAATAACGCTAAGTGGTACAAACGCCTTAAGACAATTGGCTACATTGTAGCAACTCTTATTTGCGTAATGTTTGCATTTGTTGCCATCGCCTTTTATCTCAAGAGCACTGGTGCATGGGATAGTGTTGGAGCTATCTGGCATCTTGGTGGCAAAAATCTAAGTCCAGTTCTTTAA
- a CDS encoding IS256 family transposase has product MQFNEILSNLMTEPNGVGRLMELIIEIAMQGERELYKEDSGDVSNGYRSRRIFASGNMLELRVPRTRQQGFMPLILGVLKDQEKEMGELAGYLYSCGNTMEDISGVFERLYGKRYSTSQINRLSLSTQEAVEEWRQRRLPRTLEALVIDATYLPVRRGESVSKEAFFVVMSLDSEGRRDIVGVYNNPTEGSGIWGEFFEDLKSRGLEEVGLIISDGLNNIEEVAREHFTEVEVQLCTVHLQREITRKIRPRDKSAIASDLQEVFSKDGSRSSPLDGLESFKNFAFRWRKSYPFLTKIANGQRIEYYFTYLKYDVSVRKYIHSTNWIERFNRQVKKGARYKCALPSVESALHLIGSIAINANYLKKRIGDLTLGLRKNNEK; this is encoded by the coding sequence ATGCAATTTAATGAAATTCTATCAAACTTGATGACAGAGCCAAATGGAGTTGGCCGTTTAATGGAGTTAATCATCGAAATAGCGATGCAAGGGGAGAGGGAACTGTATAAAGAAGATAGTGGCGATGTGAGCAATGGATACCGCTCCCGTCGCATCTTTGCGAGTGGTAATATGCTAGAATTACGAGTACCCCGAACTCGACAGCAGGGCTTCATGCCCTTGATTTTAGGCGTTCTCAAAGATCAAGAGAAAGAGATGGGAGAACTAGCAGGTTATCTATATAGCTGCGGTAATACGATGGAGGATATCTCTGGAGTATTCGAGCGTTTGTATGGTAAACGTTATAGTACGAGTCAAATCAATCGTCTCTCCTTATCGACCCAAGAAGCAGTAGAAGAGTGGCGTCAAAGACGTCTACCGAGGACTTTAGAGGCACTTGTTATCGATGCTACATATCTTCCTGTACGGAGAGGAGAAAGTGTGAGCAAGGAGGCATTTTTTGTAGTGATGAGTTTAGATAGCGAAGGACGTCGAGACATCGTGGGTGTCTATAATAATCCAACAGAGGGAAGCGGCATCTGGGGCGAGTTTTTTGAGGATCTAAAAAGCCGAGGACTCGAAGAGGTAGGACTAATCATTTCAGACGGGTTGAATAACATTGAAGAGGTTGCACGTGAGCACTTTACAGAAGTGGAAGTCCAGCTCTGCACGGTGCATCTACAGCGAGAAATAACTCGAAAGATACGCCCTCGAGATAAGTCAGCCATCGCAAGTGATCTACAGGAGGTCTTTAGTAAAGACGGCTCAAGAAGCTCACCTTTAGATGGCCTAGAGAGCTTTAAAAACTTTGCGTTCAGATGGCGTAAGAGCTATCCTTTTCTCACAAAAATAGCTAACGGTCAGAGGATAGAGTATTACTTCACATACCTAAAATACGACGTCAGTGTTCGCAAGTACATTCATAGTACTAACTGGATAGAACGCTTCAATAGACAGGTAAAGAAAGGGGCTCGATATAAATGTGCATTACCTAGCGTAGAATCCGCTCTACACTTGATAGGTAGTATTGCAATCAATGCAAACTATCTGAAGAAAAGAATAGGAGATCTAACTCTTGGACTTAGGAAGAACAATGAAAAGTAA
- the gap gene encoding type I glyceraldehyde-3-phosphate dehydrogenase, whose product MIKIGINGFGRIGRFVFRAAQTRNDIQVVGINDLLSVDYLAYMLKYDTMHGRFDGTISYDLDKSTLTVNGNEIRCTQERDPKNLKWDEINAEYIVESTGLFLTKEKSQAHIEAGAKYVVMSAPSKDDTPMYVMGVNEKEYKKGTQLVSNASCTTNCLAPLAKVINDNFGIKDGLMTTVHAITATQKTVDGPSMKDWRGGRAASGNIIPSTTGAAKAVGKVIPSLNGKLTGMSFRVPTIDVSVVDLTVNLEKPASYEEICKVLKNASENELKGILDYTEDAVVSSDFLGDTHSSIFDAKAGIALTDSFVKLVSWYDNEIGYSNRVLDLIATMAKING is encoded by the coding sequence ATGATCAAAATTGGTATTAACGGCTTTGGCCGTATTGGACGTTTTGTCTTCCGCGCTGCTCAGACTCGCAATGATATTCAAGTTGTAGGGATTAACGACCTTCTTTCTGTAGATTATCTTGCTTATATGCTTAAGTATGATACTATGCACGGCAGATTTGACGGCACTATCAGCTATGACCTCGACAAAAGCACATTGACCGTTAATGGTAATGAGATTCGCTGTACACAAGAGCGTGATCCAAAAAACCTAAAGTGGGACGAGATTAATGCTGAGTATATCGTAGAGTCAACAGGCCTTTTCTTAACTAAGGAAAAGTCACAAGCACATATCGAAGCTGGTGCTAAATATGTGGTTATGTCAGCACCATCAAAAGATGATACCCCAATGTATGTTATGGGGGTAAATGAGAAAGAATATAAGAAGGGTACCCAACTTGTAAGTAACGCAAGCTGTACTACTAACTGCTTAGCTCCTCTTGCAAAGGTTATTAACGATAACTTTGGGATCAAAGACGGTCTTATGACTACTGTTCATGCAATCACCGCAACACAGAAAACTGTTGATGGTCCTTCTATGAAAGACTGGCGTGGTGGCCGTGCTGCTAGTGGTAACATTATCCCATCTACAACAGGTGCAGCAAAGGCAGTGGGCAAAGTTATCCCATCTCTAAATGGCAAGCTTACCGGTATGTCATTCCGTGTTCCTACTATTGATGTTTCAGTAGTAGATCTTACTGTTAATCTTGAGAAGCCAGCTTCATACGAAGAGATTTGCAAGGTACTTAAGAATGCTAGTGAAAACGAACTAAAGGGCATCCTTGATTATACAGAAGATGCTGTGGTATCATCTGACTTCCTAGGGGACACACACTCATCAATCTTTGATGCTAAGGCAGGTATCGCTCTTACAGATTCATTTGTAAAGCTAGTATCATGGTATGATAATGAGATTGGTTACTCTAATCGTGTGCTAGATCTTATTGCTACTATGGCTAAGATCAACGGATAA
- a CDS encoding YtxH domain-containing protein has product MNRNNDGVKVLVGVAIGAAIGAAMAYFSDAQKRNEFVDDVNDRTGRVRDDFKDAYYEGKIRARKAKRDLSRYMADVKDDAGQIYDDVVSSAKTFGKKSKESAEEIIELTEEELSELKAEAREEAEKLAKKSK; this is encoded by the coding sequence ATGAATAGAAATAATGATGGCGTTAAGGTATTAGTTGGAGTTGCTATAGGTGCTGCTATAGGTGCTGCTATGGCTTACTTTTCAGATGCTCAGAAAAGAAACGAGTTTGTTGATGACGTAAATGACCGCACCGGAAGAGTGCGTGATGACTTTAAGGATGCTTACTATGAAGGTAAGATCCGTGCTCGTAAAGCAAAGAGAGATCTGTCACGTTATATGGCTGATGTCAAGGATGATGCTGGTCAGATATATGATGATGTTGTTTCTAGTGCTAAGACTTTTGGTAAGAAGTCAAAAGAAAGTGCTGAAGAGATCATCGAACTAACCGAGGAGGAATTGTCAGAATTGAAGGCCGAAGCTCGCGAAGAGGCTGAAAAATTAGCGAAGAAATCAAAATAA
- a CDS encoding TatD family hydrolase: MKKWLDYHTHKNGCEKYVNDAEVIVVQSLQLGETPHVRADYLTIGLHPMSLESKALMAEPTDKVKQTLKNAIADAPKPVIAIGECGWDNRSSLSEDLQDLLMEIQISVAEELGLPLILHIVSYWHVLLKKQKDHRSIPWVVHGFRGKPQLASQLLNAGIHLSIHPTLIEHTSELPESFFIETDESTADLRSLYRQVANQKGVSEEVIKEKTINYFYNLHLL, from the coding sequence ATGAAAAAGTGGCTCGACTATCATACCCACAAGAATGGATGTGAAAAGTATGTGAATGACGCAGAGGTCATTGTTGTTCAGTCTCTACAGCTTGGGGAGACGCCACATGTACGAGCAGATTATCTTACAATTGGACTTCATCCAATGAGTCTTGAGTCTAAAGCGCTAATGGCTGAACCGACTGATAAGGTCAAGCAGACTCTGAAGAATGCTATCGCTGATGCTCCTAAGCCAGTCATTGCTATAGGTGAATGTGGGTGGGATAATAGGAGCTCACTGTCAGAGGATTTACAAGACTTATTAATGGAGATCCAGATCTCAGTCGCTGAAGAGCTTGGCTTGCCTTTGATACTTCATATTGTATCATATTGGCATGTATTACTAAAAAAACAAAAAGATCATAGATCTATACCCTGGGTCGTCCATGGGTTTAGAGGTAAGCCCCAGTTAGCTAGTCAATTACTTAATGCTGGTATTCATCTGAGTATTCATCCAACTTTAATAGAACATACCTCAGAACTTCCCGAATCATTCTTTATTGAGACAGATGAAAGTACTGCAGACCTGAGGTCTCTGTATCGTCAAGTAGCGAATCAAAAAGGTGTCTCAGAAGAGGTTATCAAAGAAAAGACCATTAACTATTTTTACAATCTACATCTTTTATAA
- the yidD gene encoding membrane protein insertion efficiency factor YidD translates to MKFLKDIIKAIRSLLIWLLLLPIRFYRRFISPMLPSSCRFTPTCSQYGMEAIKKHGPFKGLALTIWRILRCNPWGGSGYDPVP, encoded by the coding sequence ATGAAGTTTTTAAAAGATATTATTAAGGCTATTCGAAGTCTGTTAATTTGGCTTCTGCTGCTTCCTATTCGATTTTATAGAAGGTTTATCTCCCCGATGCTTCCTTCATCATGTCGGTTTACTCCGACATGTAGTCAGTACGGGATGGAAGCCATTAAGAAGCATGGCCCATTTAAGGGCTTGGCATTGACTATCTGGCGTATCCTTAGATGTAATCCCTGGGGCGGTAGTGGATATGATCCAGTCCCCTGA
- a CDS encoding ribonuclease P protein component, whose amino-acid sequence MPKNNSLPKKERLYLRDELRLLFASRKSFVCYPFRVLYTWVPYQEGIPLKILVSIPKKKLKHAVDRNRMKRLTREAYRLNNHKLKEELECQDQKQTLLVGFIYLSDGLKRYEKVQNATIKALDILIQSIDNKEELEGLS is encoded by the coding sequence ATGCCTAAGAATAATAGTCTGCCCAAAAAGGAACGGCTCTATCTTCGAGATGAATTGCGATTATTATTCGCTTCACGGAAGAGTTTTGTTTGCTATCCATTTAGGGTCCTCTATACTTGGGTGCCATACCAAGAAGGTATACCGCTCAAAATATTGGTGTCAATCCCCAAAAAGAAGCTAAAGCATGCAGTCGATAGGAATCGGATGAAGCGACTCACTAGAGAGGCCTATAGACTGAATAATCACAAGCTGAAGGAGGAACTTGAATGCCAAGATCAGAAGCAGACTTTGCTTGTGGGATTTATATACCTCTCTGACGGATTGAAGCGGTATGAAAAGGTCCAGAATGCTACGATTAAGGCTCTGGATATACTGATACAATCAATAGATAATAAAGAGGAACTAGAGGGGCTGTCATGA
- a CDS encoding uroporphyrinogen-III synthase has protein sequence MSRTISRVLVSQPKPTNPKSPYFEMIKEYGVEIDFKPFFKIEPVSTRFFRDQKIDILEHTAVILNSRTMADHFFAILKELRVELPDDFKYFCSSEFISLYLQKFITVRKRKIFFPEKSSNTSDLPSLVKKHNKEIFFVPSTEGYKDDLLQVMDEKDIAYTQGILSKVINSEFADGEIESYDMILFFSPNGVNSLLENVPNYKQGNQVIGCLGEGTLRQLEERGLKVDLAVPNKEFQSITGALSHYLSTHGVDKHA, from the coding sequence ATGTCCAGAACGATATCGCGCGTCCTAGTTTCGCAGCCTAAGCCAACAAATCCTAAGTCTCCTTATTTTGAAATGATTAAGGAGTACGGCGTCGAAATTGACTTCAAACCATTTTTCAAGATAGAGCCTGTCTCAACTCGCTTTTTTAGAGACCAAAAGATTGATATCCTGGAGCATACTGCAGTTATACTGAACTCTCGGACAATGGCGGACCACTTCTTTGCTATCCTCAAGGAGCTAAGGGTTGAACTGCCAGATGATTTTAAATACTTCTGCTCGTCAGAATTTATCAGTCTGTATTTACAAAAATTCATAACCGTTCGTAAAAGGAAAATCTTTTTTCCAGAAAAGAGTTCTAACACTTCGGATCTTCCTTCTTTGGTAAAGAAACATAACAAAGAAATATTTTTTGTTCCTTCTACTGAAGGTTATAAGGATGACCTCCTCCAAGTGATGGATGAAAAAGATATTGCCTACACACAGGGGATTCTCAGTAAGGTTATTAACTCCGAATTCGCTGATGGAGAAATTGAATCCTATGATATGATTCTCTTTTTTAGTCCGAATGGTGTTAATTCTCTTTTGGAGAATGTTCCTAATTATAAGCAAGGCAATCAGGTTATAGGATGTCTTGGAGAGGGTACATTAAGACAGTTAGAGGAGAGGGGACTAAAGGTAGATCTAGCTGTTCCAAATAAGGAATTTCAAAGCATAACAGGAGCTCTCAGTCACTATCTATCCACACATGGTGTAGATAAGCATGCCTAA
- the ybeY gene encoding rRNA maturation RNase YbeY — protein sequence MSINYYEDGVKIPPFRRREVNEWIRSVAEVYNFEVGDISFQFCDDERILEVNKKYLGHDHYTDVITFGSPVDDLLFADIVIGLETVESNAKEYNEPFQRELLRVLIHGVLHLCGLNDMTDEEKKEMRAAEENALAMLPNDLSEMWRKGAM from the coding sequence ATGTCAATCAATTACTATGAGGATGGCGTGAAGATACCACCCTTTAGAAGAAGAGAAGTAAATGAATGGATTCGTTCAGTAGCTGAAGTTTACAACTTTGAAGTGGGAGATATCTCGTTTCAATTTTGTGATGATGAGCGTATTCTAGAGGTCAACAAGAAATACTTAGGGCACGATCACTATACCGATGTTATCACTTTTGGTTCACCTGTAGATGATTTACTTTTTGCTGATATCGTTATCGGACTCGAGACGGTGGAAAGTAATGCTAAAGAATACAATGAGCCCTTTCAGCGAGAGCTATTAAGAGTGCTGATACATGGAGTGCTACACTTGTGTGGCTTGAATGACATGACTGACGAGGAGAAAAAAGAGATGCGTGCAGCTGAAGAGAATGCATTGGCTATGTTACCTAACGATCTTAGTGAAATGTGGCGAAAAGGAGCCATGTGA
- the coaD gene encoding pantetheine-phosphate adenylyltransferase produces MKKRIGIYAGTFDPFTIGHQHIVERAEKLFDEVHILIGVNFRKSPFQPTEKRLESIRDLYKGDEKIKVVQHDGIVAKYAISISKEAVLIRGIRTVADMEAERTIADVNRNHYGIDTIFLFSDAKFSSVSSSLVRELATFGEDYSEYLPKKGRAKKES; encoded by the coding sequence GGGACATTTGATCCCTTCACCATAGGGCACCAACATATTGTAGAGAGAGCAGAGAAACTTTTCGATGAGGTGCATATCCTAATCGGTGTGAATTTTAGAAAGTCTCCCTTCCAGCCTACCGAAAAGAGGCTGGAAAGTATCAGAGATCTCTATAAAGGTGATGAGAAAATAAAGGTGGTTCAGCACGATGGAATCGTCGCGAAGTATGCCATCTCTATCAGTAAGGAAGCTGTGCTTATCAGAGGTATCCGGACTGTGGCGGATATGGAGGCTGAGCGTACAATAGCGGATGTTAATCGTAATCACTACGGGATTGATACCATTTTCCTCTTCTCTGATGCTAAATTTAGCAGTGTGAGTAGTTCATTGGTCAGAGAATTAGCTACCTTTGGAGAGGATTACTCTGAGTACCTTCCTAAGAAGGGACGTGCGAAAAAAGAATCTTAA